A segment of the Desulfobacterales bacterium genome:
CGGTATCGCCGCCATAAAGGTCGGTGCGGATGTTTGAAAACCCCGAGAGAAACTGATTGATCAGATAACCATGGGCCCCATGGATTTCAATAAGTTCAAAACCGGCTTGGTGCGCCCTTTGGGCGGCAGCCCCGAATTTTTGGACCAGCCCATGAATACCGTCAATGCTCAGGGGGGTCACCCGGCACTGAATGGATGGGCAGGGAAGTTCCGAAGGCGCCAGGGGGTCTTGCCCGATGACCCGGGCCGATGTCTGCCGGCCGCTGTGATGGATCTGAAGCGCCGCAACTGCCCCCTCGGATCTGATCGCAGCGCTTATTTTTGCAAACCCTTCAATGAAGCCGTCATCGTAAATCCTGGCCTGGTGGGGGGAAACAATCCCTTCCGGAGAAACCGCGCAGGCCTCGGTGATGACCATGGCCGGCCCGCCGGCCGCCCGGCGGCGGTAATGTTCAACGGTCCGGTCCGTGACCGAGCCGTCCGACTCAAACAGAAACGACGCCAGCCCCGGCATCACGATCCGGTTTTCCAGCTTAAGGCGCCGAATCTGAAAAGGTGTAAACAAGTGTTTCATATCAGCAAAGCCGGGACCTCAGATGGGTAAAACGTTTCTGGGTTTTGTCGTTGCGCACCGCCATGGCCAGTGCTTTGGGGGTCCCCACCATCACCACCAGGTTGCGGCCCCTGGTGACGGCCGTATAGATCAGGTTGCGCTGCAGCAGGATATAGTGCTGGGTTAAGACCGGCAAGACCACGGCCGGATATTCAGACCCCTGGGATTTGTGCACCGACACGGCGTAGGCCAGCATGATTTCATCCAGTTCGGCATAGTCATAGACCACTTCACGTCCGTCAAATATTACGATAATTTCCTGGACATCGGCATAAATTCCGGCAATCCGGCCGATATCGCCGTTAAAGACCTCTTTGTCATAATTGTTGCGTACCTGCATCACCTTATCGCCGGTGCGATAGGTTCTTTCTCCGCGCAGCACCCCTTCCTCCCCCGGATTCAATGCTTCCTGCAGGCGGGCGTTCAGGTTTCCGGCCCCCACCACCCCCTTGTGCATGGGCGTCAACACCTGGATATCATCAACGGGATTCTTGATAAATTCCTTAAACCGGTCGTTGCGGGGGATCCTTTCTTTGACCAGGGTTAGGATAATATCCAAAACCTTTTCCGGATCTTCCTGCTGGATAAAATAAAAATCGCTTTCCAACCGATCATCGGGCGGTTCCATCGACGGGATAATCCCGCTGTTGATCTGGTGGGCAGAGACAATGATCCGGCTGGTTCGCTCCTGGCGGAAAATTTCATTTAATTCCACAACCGGCACACACTTGGAAGCAATGATGTCGTTGAGTACATTCCCGGCCCCCACGGAAGGCAGCTGATTGACATCCCCCACCAGAATCACGGTGGCATCGTCCGGCACCGATTTTAATAAATGGTGCATCAAAATGGTGTCGATCATGGAGGCCTCGTCCACGATCAAAAGATCGCAATCCAGCGGATTTTCAGCGCTGCGCTGAAATCCGCCCTTCTGAAAGCTGAATTCCAGTAGCCGGTGAATGGTTTTGGCCTCCCGCCCGGTGGTTTCACTCAGGCGCTTGGCCGCCCGGCCGGTGGGGGCTGCCAGGGCGATCTGCAGATGCAGCCGGGCGAAAATTTTGATGATCGCCTGGGTGATGGTGGTCTTGCCGGTGCCGGGACCGCCGGTGATGACCATCATCTTGTTATCGAGGGCGCTGCGGACAGCCGCCATCTGATTCCGGGCCAGGGTAATGTGAAGCTGTTGCTGAACCCAGGAGACGGCCTTGGCGGAATCGATTTTACGGATCGACTTGGGCGTGTTCAGCAGCCCTTTGATGCGGCCGGCGACTGCGGTTTCACTGACGTAATACCTGGCCAGGTAAACCGCCGGGTGGTTGCCGGCAAACTCCGCTGTGTTCCGTTTCAAGTCCTCAATCACAACTTTGCGGCCGGCCGCCAGGCTGGAAATGGCCCTTGCAACCACCCCTGGTTCGACTTGGAGCATTTCGCGACTTTTTTGCACCAGCAGCTCATGGGGATAATACACGTGGCCTTCTTCGGCCAGCTGGTCCAGCACATAGAGTACGCCGGATTCGGCCCGCAGTTCGGAATCTTTGCTGAATCCGAGTTTTTCGGCAATGCGATCGGCGATGAGAAATCCGATCCCGGAAATATCGCCGGCCAGGCGATACGGATTTTCACGCACAACGGCAATGGAACGATTCTTGTATTGCCTAAATATTTTGGTGGCATACCCGGTGCTGACGCCCTGGGACTGTAAAAATACCATCACGTCGCGGATTTCACGCTGCTCGTCCCAGGCGGCCTTTATCATGGCAATGCGTTTATTACCAATGCCGTCAACCTCGGCCAGCTGTCCGATATTATGCTCGATGATATCCAGGGTTTTACCGCCGAATCTTTTAACGATGCGTTCGGCCATGACCGGTCCAAGCCCCTTGATCAGACCTGATCCCAGGTATTTTCTGATGCCGAAAATACTGGCCGGAACAACGCTTTTGTAGGCAGCAACCTTGAACTGCTCGCCGAATTTGGGATGCTGCATCCACTCGCCTTTCATCTCGAGGACTTCACCGGGAACCGGCGCCATCAATGCGCCCACAACCGTTACCAGATCGGGCTTCCCGCTCACCTTGACCTTGGCGATGGTAAACCCATTGTCTTCGTTGCTGAAGGTGATTCTTTCGATTTGGCCGGCAAGATCCGTCAGCATGGTTCATCCCCGATACGGATCCATTCAGGGACGCGAAAAGGTGGGGCTGCCTCATTTTTGGAATTGTAAGACTTGATATCAATAACCGGGGTGCCGTCAATGGCGTCGATCCTGTCAATCTCAATCATGTTTTCCCTGATCGCCACAATGCGACAAGTGGTCAGGGCGACCAGATTGGGCCTTATGGGAGAATGGGTGGCAAACACACCGGTCAGGGGGTTGCGTTTGTCTTTGCGGGGATGCACCTGCAGAACGCTGCGCTGCCGGGGGGTGTCGTTTTCATGGAACCAGTAAATCACATAAATATGCGAGAAGCCGTCAAGCCCCAAAAGCGCCGCTTCAAATTTCTTTTGGATCTCAATCTGCGTCGTTTGACCCTTTTTCCTGACAAAACCCACAGGGAATATTTTATAAGAATCAGTCATTATCCTTAGCTAACAGGCAAAAATAATATTTGTTTTTAAAAGGCCGATCAGTTAATAATTATAATCATGATTTGCTCTATTTGACAATCATCAAATCCGAATCGACGGTGTTTCGGAAGAACTACTTTCAGGAGAATAATCTGATGGGCGATACATTTCCGAAATTCAAAGTGGCGGCGGTCCAGGCAGCCCCTGTTTTTCTGGATCGCGAACGGACCCTCGACAAGGCCGTCGCCCTGATCCGCGAGGCCTCCCGAAACGGGGCCGACCTGATCACCTTTCCGGAAGTATTTATTGCCGGATATCCCTACTGGAACCGACTGGAAAATGTCTTTAAGACCACCCCGTTTTTCATCGAACTTCTTAAAAATTCAGTCTGCGTGCCCGGACCTGTCACCGATCGGTTATGCGAGGCTGCCAAACAGGCGTGCGTTCATGTCGTCATCGGCATCAACGAACGGCCGGACAACACCCTGAGAACCCTTTACAACACCAACCTTGTCATCGGCCCTGAGGGAAAAATTCTTCTGAAACACCGCAAACTGATGCCTACCTACGCAGAAAAAGATGTTTTCGCCCTAAAACTCAACCGCACCCCCTGTCTCCCCATCATTGAAGTCGGAAAACCACCGTCATCGATAGACCCCCCATCCGAGGACGAACCGGAAAGTTAAAAAATAGCACCCCTGATTCAGCAAAGGAGTTTCCCATGACGACTGCACGCATTGATCCCCATAAACTAATCGATTTTGCTACCGCCGTGTATACCGGTGCGGGGGTGCCGGCAGACGATGCCGCCCTGATTGCCGATACGCTGGTCCAGGCAGACCTTTGGGGACATCAGTCCCATGGCGTGTTGCGCCTTGGGTGGTATCTGGATCGGCTGCGCAACGGTGTCATGAAGCCCGTGACCCGGCACGAGTTTGTGGTGGATGCCGGCGCCATTGCCGTTATCGACGGCCATGACGGCGTCGGGCATGTATTGACCCGCCAGGCTACGCACGACGCTGTCCGGCGCGCCAAAGCCCACGGCATTGGCGCTGTCGGACTGCGCAACTCCAACCACTTCGGCACATGTATGTATTACACGCTCATGGGCGCCCGGGAGGGTTGCGTGACGATGCTGATGTCCAACGGCGGGCCCGCAATGGCGCCCTGGGGCGGGCGCAAGAAGATCATCGGCACCAATCCCTGGTCTATCGCCGCGCCGGCCGGCTGCTACGCGCCCTTCGTGATGGATATGGCCAACACGGGGGTTGCCCGCGGCAAGATTTATCTGGCCCGACAAAAACGCCAGCCCATCCCCCTGGGCTGGGCAATCAACTCAGCCGGAGAGCCCACCATCGATCCCCAGGAGGCCATCGACGGCATCATCCTGCCCATGGCCGAACACAAAGGCTACGCCATTGCAGCGGCCATCGACTTGTTGTCGGGAGTGCTGACCGGCAGCGGCTTCCTGTCTGCCGTGCACAGTCCTTACAAGACGGCTGAAAAAAGCAACTGCGGACACTTCCTGCTGGCCATCAACATCGAAGCCTTTCAGCCGCTGGCGCAATTCACCGATCGGATGGAACGGTTTGTCCGTGAGATCAAATCGGTCCCGCCGGCAAAGGGATTTGACGAAATATTCTATCCGGGTGAAATGGAAGCGCACAATGATGCCGGCAATCGCAGAGAGGGGTTGGCACTTCCGGACGACACCCTCGCCGACCTCAGGCGGATCGCCGGCGAAACCGGACTTGAAGAGAAGCTGCCTGAACCTAAGGTTAAATCTGAGTCGTAACGCATATCGCCTGATAATCCCTCACAATGAAAGGGTACATCGGGGCAAATTTTTGCTCAAACCCCACCGAAGTTCTGATTTCGTGTTGATTTATTACAACAGACTTGACAGCCTGGGCAGGATATATAATTAGATTATAAAAAATGGCTTTTACAGAAAAGATTTAACGGCATGCAAACGGCCGATTGAAACTAATTAAAATCCTGAGAGGGGGAATGGTTCTATGGGTGATAACCGCGTTTTTGCCATTGAAGCGCTGCGGCAATTTATTGTTCAAGCCTTTGCAGCAGCCGACGTACCTGCTGCTGAAGGAAAGATGGTAGCCGACAACCTGATTCATGCCGATCTTTGGGGAATCGGAACCCATGGCGTCAGTCGATTCCCGATTTATCTAAAAAGAATTCAAGCCGGGGCAGTCAACCCTCGCCCTGAGATCAGGATCGACAATTCCTACCCTGCCGTACTGTCGGTGGACGGAGATAACGGACTGGGCGCAGTCGTTACCGTAAAGGCGCTGGATGCGGCCATAGCGGCTGCCGATAAATTCGGATTATGCGCCGCAGGCATTAAAGGGAGCAATCACTTTGGGGCCGCAGGATATTATTGTGATATGGGCGCAAGGGCGGACTTCATTACGATTGTATTGACGGATGCACCGCCGGCCATTCCCCCCTGGGGCGGAAAGGAACCCTATTTCGGCACCAACCCGATAGCTGTCGGTTTGCCCCGCAAGGGAAAACCGCCTGTGGTGCTTGACTTGGCGACCAGTATCGTTGCAAGGGGAAAGATCATCGAGGCCGCAGGGCGGGGCGAAAACATACCGGAGGGGTGGGCCCTGAACAAGGAAGGAACACCCACGACCAATTCCCGGGAGGCTTTGGCAGGAACGCTTTTGCCCATGGCCGGACCTAAGGGATATGCGCTTGCCCTGGCTGTCGAGCATTTGGCAGGGGTGCTGACCGGAGCCGCTTTTGGCCGGGACGTGGCCTGGCAGTATGGTGATAAACAGTCGCCGGCCAATGTCGGGCATATTATTATCGTGCTGAAAGCAGACGCCTTTAT
Coding sequences within it:
- a CDS encoding ATP-dependent RecD-like DNA helicase, which codes for MLTDLAGQIERITFSNEDNGFTIAKVKVSGKPDLVTVVGALMAPVPGEVLEMKGEWMQHPKFGEQFKVAAYKSVVPASIFGIRKYLGSGLIKGLGPVMAERIVKRFGGKTLDIIEHNIGQLAEVDGIGNKRIAMIKAAWDEQREIRDVMVFLQSQGVSTGYATKIFRQYKNRSIAVVRENPYRLAGDISGIGFLIADRIAEKLGFSKDSELRAESGVLYVLDQLAEEGHVYYPHELLVQKSREMLQVEPGVVARAISSLAAGRKVVIEDLKRNTAEFAGNHPAVYLARYYVSETAVAGRIKGLLNTPKSIRKIDSAKAVSWVQQQLHITLARNQMAAVRSALDNKMMVITGGPGTGKTTITQAIIKIFARLHLQIALAAPTGRAAKRLSETTGREAKTIHRLLEFSFQKGGFQRSAENPLDCDLLIVDEASMIDTILMHHLLKSVPDDATVILVGDVNQLPSVGAGNVLNDIIASKCVPVVELNEIFRQERTSRIIVSAHQINSGIIPSMEPPDDRLESDFYFIQQEDPEKVLDIILTLVKERIPRNDRFKEFIKNPVDDIQVLTPMHKGVVGAGNLNARLQEALNPGEEGVLRGERTYRTGDKVMQVRNNYDKEVFNGDIGRIAGIYADVQEIIVIFDGREVVYDYAELDEIMLAYAVSVHKSQGSEYPAVVLPVLTQHYILLQRNLIYTAVTRGRNLVVMVGTPKALAMAVRNDKTQKRFTHLRSRLC
- the tsaA gene encoding tRNA (N6-threonylcarbamoyladenosine(37)-N6)-methyltransferase TrmO codes for the protein MTDSYKIFPVGFVRKKGQTTQIEIQKKFEAALLGLDGFSHIYVIYWFHENDTPRQRSVLQVHPRKDKRNPLTGVFATHSPIRPNLVALTTCRIVAIRENMIEIDRIDAIDGTPVIDIKSYNSKNEAAPPFRVPEWIRIGDEPC
- a CDS encoding Ldh family oxidoreductase codes for the protein MTTARIDPHKLIDFATAVYTGAGVPADDAALIADTLVQADLWGHQSHGVLRLGWYLDRLRNGVMKPVTRHEFVVDAGAIAVIDGHDGVGHVLTRQATHDAVRRAKAHGIGAVGLRNSNHFGTCMYYTLMGAREGCVTMLMSNGGPAMAPWGGRKKIIGTNPWSIAAPAGCYAPFVMDMANTGVARGKIYLARQKRQPIPLGWAINSAGEPTIDPQEAIDGIILPMAEHKGYAIAAAIDLLSGVLTGSGFLSAVHSPYKTAEKSNCGHFLLAINIEAFQPLAQFTDRMERFVREIKSVPPAKGFDEIFYPGEMEAHNDAGNRREGLALPDDTLADLRRIAGETGLEEKLPEPKVKSES
- a CDS encoding Ldh family oxidoreductase, producing MGDNRVFAIEALRQFIVQAFAAADVPAAEGKMVADNLIHADLWGIGTHGVSRFPIYLKRIQAGAVNPRPEIRIDNSYPAVLSVDGDNGLGAVVTVKALDAAIAAADKFGLCAAGIKGSNHFGAAGYYCDMGARADFITIVLTDAPPAIPPWGGKEPYFGTNPIAVGLPRKGKPPVVLDLATSIVARGKIIEAAGRGENIPEGWALNKEGTPTTNSREALAGTLLPMAGPKGYALALAVEHLAGVLTGAAFGRDVAWQYGDKQSPANVGHIIIVLKADAFIGLDDYHERNERFFREIKACEKAAGISEIYLPGERERILAQTLTKSGIEVPGGLVKEFETIARQYGLSLAGA